The following coding sequences are from one Vicugna pacos chromosome 19, VicPac4, whole genome shotgun sequence window:
- the RBPJL gene encoding recombining binding protein suppressor of hairless-like protein → MYRSPRSLVCVVPDVAAFGSDWRWLRTPITIPVSLVRADGLFYPSAFSFTYTPEYSARPGPPGAPAPAADADALLESIHHEFTRTNFHLFIQT, encoded by the exons ATGTACAg GAGCCCGCGGTCCCTGGTGTGCGTGGTACCCGACGTGGCCGCCTTCGGCAGCGACTGGCGCTGGCTGCGCACACCCATCACCATACCCGTGAGCCTCGTGCGCGCCGACGGCCTCTTCTACCCCAGCGCCTTCTCCTTCACCTACACCCCCGAGTACAGCGCGCGGCCCGGCCCCCCGGGCGCCCCCGCGCCGGCCGCGGACGCCGACGCGCTCCTGGAGAGCATCCACCACGAGTTCACGCGCACCAACTTCCACCTCTTCATCCAGACGTAG